The window TGTATCGCCATATTTTCGAGCATATGCCCCTGCCGGGCCATGAGGGTTTCAACTTTTTCAAGGCTTGCGGCTATCCGGATGCGCTGAATGCGAATCGATTCTCCGTACCCCTCGTAGCTTTGCGTGGCGGCCTGACGCTTCCTGACGAACGAGTCATATTGTTTTTGCAGTATCTCTACGTCCTGATTGAGTGCATGCAGGTTATGATACGCTTTGGTCAGGCGCCGGTCATAATCCGTATAAATGTTCCAGAGCAGTATCCCTCTCAGCCTCTGGATTCTGTGCTTGCCCTCATCCGACGGGGCAGCACTGCTGGTAGGTAATGCTTTTGACAGCTGGTCAAGTTGTTCATTCAAAATCCTCTCTTTTGCCGTTGCAAGGTAATCCGGCCGTGGAGCAACCAGCATTGCTTCAAGGCGCTTTTGGATACGATCACGTTGCTCTACGCGCAAACGCATTCGTGAATCAAGGAGTCGAAATTCTCTGTCTATCTCCGGTAAAAGCGGCTCATAGTAGGCGCGACGCTTGGCAATGATCTCTTCAAAGGCATCCAGGTCTGTTGTCCAGCTTTCGAGTTTCTTTCGTAACTGTTCCAGGTCGAGATAATTTTTCAGCGATTCCTGAAAATCATGGGAGGCCATCAAGTCGAGCAGGTAATAGGTTTCCGGTGTCTCAGGAAGATTGCGGAGTTTGACGACCCAATTACTATCCTGTTTCAGTTCTTCCCTCACCAGGGCGCGAAGGAATGCACCTTCCCGAATGCTTTTGATCGAATCGCTGAGCTTGTCGATTTCTGCTGTGAATGCGGCCAGAGCGCTGTTGTACAACAGTGCAGCCTTGCCGTGTATTCCAAGCTTTCCGTAGGCATACGGGAGAGCGAGCATAGCTTCCTGTACAGCGCGAGCGGTCACCTCGCGTTTCACCAGGATGCTCCATGGAACCAGAGCCTGTTCAAAACGTTCTGCCGAGGCATCGGCCCACCCGGAGCCGAGCAGCGCCTGATTGGAGAATGGACCTTCCAGACGAACCCTGTCCAAAACTTCCTTGGCTGTACCAAATTGTTCTGCCCCCAATAACTTGTCGCCGAGGACAAGGTTCGATTTGTCCTTGATAGCAAGCGTTAAAGGATCATCGCTCTTGATCCTGCCGCTCATATCAAGATGGGCCAACCCCTCCTTGGTATTGCCAAGCATGAGCAGGGAAATTCCCAGGTTGTAGCTGGCAAAGCCTTTGAGACTTTTCACATTCTCAAGCCTTTTAAGGATTTCTGCGGCATCTTCAAAACGCCCATTCACCATGAGAATCTGTGAACGCAGGAATGCAAGATCGTCACGGATTTTTTTGGGAACGGCTCCGTCGACACGCTCGATGGCATGCAGGGCATTTACGGGTTGATCCTTTTGAAAATAGATTTTTGCCAGGCGAAATATCGCCTCATTGCGTAACTCTTGGGAAACGTTACCGTTAATCAGGGCAGAAATGGCTCGCCCTGCACGTCGGTGCATCCTGTAGGCCAGCTCAAAATCACCTACCGCAAAATGGGCTAAGCCAATGTGGGCAAAAAGAGAGTCAAGCTCAGGCTGATCCAGGCCGTGGTGCTGGTCCAGTTCGGTATCGAGCCGTGCGATGGCCTCGAACCATTCTTCCTGGAAGGCGTAATAGAGGACTTCTCCGAAATAGAGATCCTGCAGCTTTTTCGGAGCAGTTGTAGTTGCAGCCATCGCAGCCATTGATGAAGAAGCGACCATCAACAGGCAGGTGAGTATAAGTGCCAGCCGGTACATACCTTACCTGTCTGAAAAAGTTATGCTCTGCTGAGCCAAGGTGATTGCAACGACTGCGGGGCCGACATCCTTTTGAACCTTGAAACTCTCCGCGCGATCAAGAGTGGATCCACCTTTGGATTTGCCCTTGATATTTACCTGAACCGTATGTGTTCCGGTGGTGACATTACCGGTATATATTCGCTGCACACCACCCATTCGCAGAGCTTCAAGTTCCTTGAATGTATAGATATGGTGGGCGACAGGTTGCCCATCTAAAGAGATCTCCACGGAGTC of the Desulfosediminicola ganghwensis genome contains:
- a CDS encoding tetratricopeptide repeat protein, with translation MYRLALILTCLLMVASSSMAAMAATTTAPKKLQDLYFGEVLYYAFQEEWFEAIARLDTELDQHHGLDQPELDSLFAHIGLAHFAVGDFELAYRMHRRAGRAISALINGNVSQELRNEAIFRLAKIYFQKDQPVNALHAIERVDGAVPKKIRDDLAFLRSQILMVNGRFEDAAEILKRLENVKSLKGFASYNLGISLLMLGNTKEGLAHLDMSGRIKSDDPLTLAIKDKSNLVLGDKLLGAEQFGTAKEVLDRVRLEGPFSNQALLGSGWADASAERFEQALVPWSILVKREVTARAVQEAMLALPYAYGKLGIHGKAALLYNSALAAFTAEIDKLSDSIKSIREGAFLRALVREELKQDSNWVVKLRNLPETPETYYLLDLMASHDFQESLKNYLDLEQLRKKLESWTTDLDAFEEIIAKRRAYYEPLLPEIDREFRLLDSRMRLRVEQRDRIQKRLEAMLVAPRPDYLATAKERILNEQLDQLSKALPTSSAAPSDEGKHRIQRLRGILLWNIYTDYDRRLTKAYHNLHALNQDVEILQKQYDSFVRKRQAATQSYEGYGESIRIQRIRIAASLEKVETLMARQGHMLENMAIHELSENRKRLEQFQVKVLFAMADSYDRAARAEEPNREEPIGVEK